A stretch of the Panicum virgatum strain AP13 chromosome 9N, P.virgatum_v5, whole genome shotgun sequence genome encodes the following:
- the LOC120690282 gene encoding inactive poly [ADP-ribose] polymerase RCD1-like isoform X2 gives MAAMNEKVLGKCGRNVGSLKRKWESPAAYDAEACRTSELHQRRADDSAVRFHVDQDRKAKIVCHFNKQVLQSYKNFMTSAPPKRILLRQGADWKDFPEKIVKLAQADFREKKTITETGYRNQLFLLDFVHMTFIDSKTGLQRPIAWIDENGKGYFPETFLQDQKLFMKKDFGNGNDEYISVEPNGTREMDGHLGTSESYAESSNFDPSTEDVSSPKRARAEKSSIGKSYGDIGEAVGENEPCTLLPTACNLLSHQANLGEVSHAQRTMEAVEKLLLQGMGSVIGSKDIIGIYRTPVLDDCGQVRYHLHQKQVHATGCNRGNANVRYAWLACSKSTVHEMMLNGVLQVHKPIRCPAYGEGTLLTPANRSNTCVKYSDVDENGIVHMMLCRVIMGNVEIVHPGSKQHRPSSDYFDSGVDDLKNPQHYIVWDMNLNRHIYSEFVVTIKMPSITKDSLVTQEDCQNSSDVSLVLNSPDCLSEEMNLEAPPALGGGCAAPMLGDSMEKAPSSPWMPFSMLFAAISTKVSSENMDMVIGCYEEFKSKKISRAELVKKLRHVVGDRVLISTIMRLQDKLPPVGRREAPNTSAAKMMAKP, from the exons ATGGCTGCGATGAACGAAAAGGTATTGGGTAAATGTGGAAGGAATGTAGGTAGTCTCAAGAGAAAGTGGGAGAGCCCCGCTGCATATGATGCTGAGGCCTGCCGCACCTCTGAATTGCATCAGCGTCGTGCCGATGATTCTGCTGTTAGGTTTCATGTTGATCAAGACCGCAAGGCAAAGATCGTGTGCCACTTCAACAAGCAGGTTTTGCAGAGCTATAAGAATTTCATGACTAGCGCACCACCTAAGCGTATTCTGCTTCGCCAAGGTGCTGACTGGAAAGACTTTCCAGAAAAGATTGTCAAGTTGGCCCAAGCTGACTTCAGGGAAAAAAAGACGATCACTGAAACTGGATATCGGAACCAGCTGTTTTTGCTGGATTTTGTGCATATGACATTCATAGACTCGAAGACAGGTCTTCAGAGGCCGATAGCTTGGATCGATGAAAATGGAAAGGGTTACTTCCCAGAAACATTTCTGCAAGATCAGAAGTTATTTATGAAGAAAGATTTTGGTAACGGAAATGATGAGTACATTAGTGTTGAGCCAAATGGGACACGAGAAATGGATGGACATCTTGGAACTTCAGAAAGTTATGCAGAAAGCTCAAACTTCGATCCAAGCACTGAAGATGTTTCCAGTCCTAAGAGAGCTAGGGCTGAAAAGAGTTCCATAGGAAAAAGTTATGGTGATATTGGCGAAGCTGTTGGAGAAAATGAGCCATGCACATTGTTACCTACAGCCTGTAATCTGCTGTCACACCAAGCTAATCTGGGTGAGGTATCACATGCTCAGCGCACGATGGAAGCCGTGGAGAAACTGTTGTTGCAGGGAATGGGTTCTGTTATTGGATCCAAGGACATCATTGGAATCTACAGAACTCCAGTTTTGGATGATTGCGGACAAGTCCGTTACCATCTTCACCAAAAGCAAGTACATGCTACTGGATGTAACCGTGGAAATGCAAATGTCCGTTATGCATGGCTTGCTTGCTCCAAAAGCACTGTGCATGAAATGATGCTGAATGGTGTTTTGCAAGTTCATAAACCCATCAGGTGCCCAGCCTATGGAGAGGGCACCCTCCTTACACCAGCAAATCGTTCTAATACCTG TGTGAAATACTCTGATGTTGATGAAAATGGCATTGTCCATATGATGTTGTGCCGTGTTATAATGGGGAACGTAGAAATAGTTCACCCTGGATCTAAGCAGCACCGACCTAGTAGTGACTATTTTGATAGTGGAGTAGATGACCTTAAAAACCCACAACATTACATTGTGTGGGATATGAATCTGAATAGGCACATCTATTCTGAGTTTGTAGTCACCATCAAAATGCCTTCCATAACCAAAG ATTCCCTTGTCACTCAAGAAGATTGTCAGAATTCATCTGATGTGTCACTGGTCTTGAACTCACCCGACTGTTTGTCAGAG GAGATGAACCTTGAGGCACCTCCAGCATTGGGAGGTGGATGTGCAGCCCCCATGCTAGGAGATTCAATGGAAAAGGCTCCAAGCTCACCTTGGATGCCTTTCTCCATGTTGTTTGCAGCGATTTCTACCAAAGTGTCTTCTGAGAATATGGACATGGTTATTGGTTGTTATGAAGAATTCAAG AGCAAGAAAATAAGCCGAGCTGAACTAGTAAAGAAGCTGAGGCATGTAGTTGGTGATAGAGTGCTAATATCGACAATAATGCGGCTCCAAGATAAG TTACCTCCAGTGGGGAGGCGTGAGGCACCCAACACATCGGCGGCCAAGATGATGGCGAAACCGTGA
- the LOC120690282 gene encoding inactive poly [ADP-ribose] polymerase RCD1-like isoform X1 → MAAMNEKVLGKCGRNVGSLKRKWESPAAYDAEACRTSELHQRRADDSAVRFHVDQDRKAKIVCHFNKQVLQSYKNFMTSAPPKRILLRQGADWKDFPEKIVKLAQADFREKKTITETGYRNQLFLLDFVHMTFIDSKTGLQRPIAWIDENGKGYFPETFLQDQKLFMKKDFGNGNDEYISVEPNGTREMDGHLGTSESYAESSNFDPSTEDVSSPKRARAEKSSIGKSYGDIGEAVGENEPCTLLPTACNLLSHQANLGEVSHAQRTMEAVEKLLLQGMGSVIGSKDIIGIYRTPVLDDCGQVRYHLHQKQVHATGCNRGNANVRYAWLACSKSTVHEMMLNGVLQVHKPIRCPAYGEGTLLTPANRSNTCVKYSDVDENGIVHMMLCRVIMGNVEIVHPGSKQHRPSSDYFDSGVDDLKNPQHYIVWDMNLNRHIYSEFVVTIKMPSITKDSLVTQEDCQNSSDVSLVLNSPDCLSEEMNLEAPPALGGGCAAPMLGDSMEKAPSSPWMPFSMLFAAISTKVSSENMDMVIGCYEEFKSKKISRAELVKKLRHVVGDRVLISTIMRLQDKQLPPVGRREAPNTSAAKMMAKP, encoded by the exons ATGGCTGCGATGAACGAAAAGGTATTGGGTAAATGTGGAAGGAATGTAGGTAGTCTCAAGAGAAAGTGGGAGAGCCCCGCTGCATATGATGCTGAGGCCTGCCGCACCTCTGAATTGCATCAGCGTCGTGCCGATGATTCTGCTGTTAGGTTTCATGTTGATCAAGACCGCAAGGCAAAGATCGTGTGCCACTTCAACAAGCAGGTTTTGCAGAGCTATAAGAATTTCATGACTAGCGCACCACCTAAGCGTATTCTGCTTCGCCAAGGTGCTGACTGGAAAGACTTTCCAGAAAAGATTGTCAAGTTGGCCCAAGCTGACTTCAGGGAAAAAAAGACGATCACTGAAACTGGATATCGGAACCAGCTGTTTTTGCTGGATTTTGTGCATATGACATTCATAGACTCGAAGACAGGTCTTCAGAGGCCGATAGCTTGGATCGATGAAAATGGAAAGGGTTACTTCCCAGAAACATTTCTGCAAGATCAGAAGTTATTTATGAAGAAAGATTTTGGTAACGGAAATGATGAGTACATTAGTGTTGAGCCAAATGGGACACGAGAAATGGATGGACATCTTGGAACTTCAGAAAGTTATGCAGAAAGCTCAAACTTCGATCCAAGCACTGAAGATGTTTCCAGTCCTAAGAGAGCTAGGGCTGAAAAGAGTTCCATAGGAAAAAGTTATGGTGATATTGGCGAAGCTGTTGGAGAAAATGAGCCATGCACATTGTTACCTACAGCCTGTAATCTGCTGTCACACCAAGCTAATCTGGGTGAGGTATCACATGCTCAGCGCACGATGGAAGCCGTGGAGAAACTGTTGTTGCAGGGAATGGGTTCTGTTATTGGATCCAAGGACATCATTGGAATCTACAGAACTCCAGTTTTGGATGATTGCGGACAAGTCCGTTACCATCTTCACCAAAAGCAAGTACATGCTACTGGATGTAACCGTGGAAATGCAAATGTCCGTTATGCATGGCTTGCTTGCTCCAAAAGCACTGTGCATGAAATGATGCTGAATGGTGTTTTGCAAGTTCATAAACCCATCAGGTGCCCAGCCTATGGAGAGGGCACCCTCCTTACACCAGCAAATCGTTCTAATACCTG TGTGAAATACTCTGATGTTGATGAAAATGGCATTGTCCATATGATGTTGTGCCGTGTTATAATGGGGAACGTAGAAATAGTTCACCCTGGATCTAAGCAGCACCGACCTAGTAGTGACTATTTTGATAGTGGAGTAGATGACCTTAAAAACCCACAACATTACATTGTGTGGGATATGAATCTGAATAGGCACATCTATTCTGAGTTTGTAGTCACCATCAAAATGCCTTCCATAACCAAAG ATTCCCTTGTCACTCAAGAAGATTGTCAGAATTCATCTGATGTGTCACTGGTCTTGAACTCACCCGACTGTTTGTCAGAG GAGATGAACCTTGAGGCACCTCCAGCATTGGGAGGTGGATGTGCAGCCCCCATGCTAGGAGATTCAATGGAAAAGGCTCCAAGCTCACCTTGGATGCCTTTCTCCATGTTGTTTGCAGCGATTTCTACCAAAGTGTCTTCTGAGAATATGGACATGGTTATTGGTTGTTATGAAGAATTCAAG AGCAAGAAAATAAGCCGAGCTGAACTAGTAAAGAAGCTGAGGCATGTAGTTGGTGATAGAGTGCTAATATCGACAATAATGCGGCTCCAAGATAAG CAGTTACCTCCAGTGGGGAGGCGTGAGGCACCCAACACATCGGCGGCCAAGATGATGGCGAAACCGTGA
- the LOC120690282 gene encoding inactive poly [ADP-ribose] polymerase RCD1-like isoform X3 — MAAMNEKVLGKCGRNVGSLKRKWESPAAYDAEACRTSELHQRRADDSAVRFHVDQDRKAKIVCHFNKQVLQSYKNFMTSAPPKRILLRQGADWKDFPEKIVKLAQADFREKKTITETGYRNQLFLLDFVHMTFIDSKTGLQRPIAWIDENGKGYFPETFLQDQKLFMKKDFGNGNDEYISVEPNGTREMDGHLGTSESYAESSNFDPSTEDVSSPKRARAEKSSIGKSYGDIGEAVGENEPCTLLPTACNLLSHQANLGEVSHAQRTMEAVEKLLLQGMGSVIGSKDIIGIYRTPVLDDCGQVRYHLHQKQVHATGCNRGNANVRYAWLACSKSTVHEMMLNGVLQVHKPIRCPAYGEGTLLTPANRSNTCVKYSDVDENGIVHMMLCRVIMGNVEIVHPGSKQHRPSSDYFDSGVDDLKNPQHYIVWDMNLNRHIYSEFVVTIKMPSITKDSLVTQEDCQNSSDVSLVLNSPDCLSEEMNLEAPPALGGGCAAPMLGDSMEKAPSSPWMPFSMLFAAISTKVSSENMDMVIGCYEEFKSKKISRAELVKKLRHVVGDRVLISTIMRLQDKP, encoded by the exons ATGGCTGCGATGAACGAAAAGGTATTGGGTAAATGTGGAAGGAATGTAGGTAGTCTCAAGAGAAAGTGGGAGAGCCCCGCTGCATATGATGCTGAGGCCTGCCGCACCTCTGAATTGCATCAGCGTCGTGCCGATGATTCTGCTGTTAGGTTTCATGTTGATCAAGACCGCAAGGCAAAGATCGTGTGCCACTTCAACAAGCAGGTTTTGCAGAGCTATAAGAATTTCATGACTAGCGCACCACCTAAGCGTATTCTGCTTCGCCAAGGTGCTGACTGGAAAGACTTTCCAGAAAAGATTGTCAAGTTGGCCCAAGCTGACTTCAGGGAAAAAAAGACGATCACTGAAACTGGATATCGGAACCAGCTGTTTTTGCTGGATTTTGTGCATATGACATTCATAGACTCGAAGACAGGTCTTCAGAGGCCGATAGCTTGGATCGATGAAAATGGAAAGGGTTACTTCCCAGAAACATTTCTGCAAGATCAGAAGTTATTTATGAAGAAAGATTTTGGTAACGGAAATGATGAGTACATTAGTGTTGAGCCAAATGGGACACGAGAAATGGATGGACATCTTGGAACTTCAGAAAGTTATGCAGAAAGCTCAAACTTCGATCCAAGCACTGAAGATGTTTCCAGTCCTAAGAGAGCTAGGGCTGAAAAGAGTTCCATAGGAAAAAGTTATGGTGATATTGGCGAAGCTGTTGGAGAAAATGAGCCATGCACATTGTTACCTACAGCCTGTAATCTGCTGTCACACCAAGCTAATCTGGGTGAGGTATCACATGCTCAGCGCACGATGGAAGCCGTGGAGAAACTGTTGTTGCAGGGAATGGGTTCTGTTATTGGATCCAAGGACATCATTGGAATCTACAGAACTCCAGTTTTGGATGATTGCGGACAAGTCCGTTACCATCTTCACCAAAAGCAAGTACATGCTACTGGATGTAACCGTGGAAATGCAAATGTCCGTTATGCATGGCTTGCTTGCTCCAAAAGCACTGTGCATGAAATGATGCTGAATGGTGTTTTGCAAGTTCATAAACCCATCAGGTGCCCAGCCTATGGAGAGGGCACCCTCCTTACACCAGCAAATCGTTCTAATACCTG TGTGAAATACTCTGATGTTGATGAAAATGGCATTGTCCATATGATGTTGTGCCGTGTTATAATGGGGAACGTAGAAATAGTTCACCCTGGATCTAAGCAGCACCGACCTAGTAGTGACTATTTTGATAGTGGAGTAGATGACCTTAAAAACCCACAACATTACATTGTGTGGGATATGAATCTGAATAGGCACATCTATTCTGAGTTTGTAGTCACCATCAAAATGCCTTCCATAACCAAAG ATTCCCTTGTCACTCAAGAAGATTGTCAGAATTCATCTGATGTGTCACTGGTCTTGAACTCACCCGACTGTTTGTCAGAG GAGATGAACCTTGAGGCACCTCCAGCATTGGGAGGTGGATGTGCAGCCCCCATGCTAGGAGATTCAATGGAAAAGGCTCCAAGCTCACCTTGGATGCCTTTCTCCATGTTGTTTGCAGCGATTTCTACCAAAGTGTCTTCTGAGAATATGGACATGGTTATTGGTTGTTATGAAGAATTCAAG AGCAAGAAAATAAGCCGAGCTGAACTAGTAAAGAAGCTGAGGCATGTAGTTGGTGATAGAGTGCTAATATCGACAATAATGCGGCTCCAAGATAAG CCATAA